In one Pelecanus crispus isolate bPelCri1 chromosome 12, bPelCri1.pri, whole genome shotgun sequence genomic region, the following are encoded:
- the TSR1 gene encoding pre-rRNA-processing protein TSR1 homolog encodes MVAAGAHRPGPLKQQNKAHKGGKHSGSSQRRAGGRVSVKAQPRRRLRDLSRVDRRHQALQLRRQSKEAVLAEKRSLGSRDGPPHLVVLVPLHSRAAAHDTLRLLQSQDPAVVCVDEGRAGGFALLCPRLKQRWRFVTAQAGDLHAVLDLAKVADSLLFILDSADGWDSAGEHCLSCLFAQGLPTYALAVPGGTDLPPKKRIDARKKLAKAIEKRFPEAKLFPLNTEQESSLLLRHLATQKQRHLAFRDRRAHLLAYAAEFVPGQESDLVGTLKVSGFVRGQTLDVNSLVHIVGHGDFQMSQVDAPPDPLSLNPRVVKGQKRSQDMEVQDDSANGTDEMEEDVKVLMKADPSKQESLQSEVVPDPMEGEQTWPTEEELQEAEASLKANRRVVKVPKGTSKYQAAWIVDDGEEGNQEDDDDDEDDDIDDDMMEEAVSQEGGSSEEEEEPAEEECETMTVSECLRDDQYDEKVEEDEQMLERYKQERMDEMFPDEVDTPRDVPARVRFQKYRGLKSFRTSPWDPKENLPRDYARIFQFQDFSRTRKHLFRQIEKEETEGASVGWYVTLHVCNVPVSVMESFREGKPLVLFSLLPHEQKMSVLNFLVRRHPSNSEPVRAKEELIFHCGFRRFRASPLFSQHTSADKHKLERFLRPDAALVVTVYAPITFPPASVLLFKQRSNGMHDLIATGSLLSVDPDRIVIKRLVLSGHPFKIFTKMAVVRYMFFNREDVMWFKPVELRTKWGRRGHIKEPLGTHGHMKCHFDGQLKSQDTVLLNLYKRVFPKWTYDPHVPEPVPWVRSESALLEQEVEME; translated from the exons ATGGTGGCGGCGGGCGCCCACCGGCCTGGGCCGCTGAAGCAGCAGAACAAGGCGCACAAGGGCGGGAAGCACAGCGGGTCCTCGCAGCGCCGCGCTGGAG GCCGCGTCTCTGTCAAGGCCCAACCCCGCCGGCGGCTCCGCGACCTCAGCAGGGTGGACCGGCGGCACCAGGCGCTGCAGCTCCGCCGGCAGAGCAAAGAGGCG GTGCTGGCGGAGAAACGGAGCttgggcagcagggatgggccCCCACACCTCGTGGTTCTGGTGCCGCtgcacagcagggctgcagcccacGACACCCTCCGCTTGCTGCAGAGCCAGGACCCGGCTGTTGTCTGTGTGGATGAGGGGCGAGCTGGTGGCTTTGCGCTCCTCTGTCCCCGACTCAAGCAGCGCTGGCGCTTTGTGACAGCACAGGCAG GGGACCTCCATGCTGTCTTAGACCTAGCAAAGGTTGCTGACTCACTCCTGTTCATCCTGGATTCTGCAGATGGCTGGGACAGCGCGGGGGAGCActgcctctcctgcctcttCGCACAGGGGCTCCCCACTTACG CTCTTGCTGTCCCAGGGGGCACTGACTTGCCACCTAAGAAGCGGATAGATGCCAGGAAGAAACTTGCCAAAGCCATTGAGAAGCGCTTTCCTGAGGCCAAGCTCTTCCCCCTGAACACGGAGCAGGAGTCCTCACTGCTGCTGAGGCACCTCGCCACCCAGAAGCAGCGGCATCTCGCTTTTCGGGACAGGCGGGCTCATCTGCTCGCTTATGCTGCTGAGTTTGTGCCTGGTCAGGAGAGTGACCTGGTTGGGACCTTGAAGGTGTCCGGCTTTGTCCGGGGACAGACCCTCGACGTGAACAGCCTGGTGCATATTGTGGGGCATGGAGACTTCCAGATGAGCCAGGTGGATGCTCCCCCCGACCCCCTCTCTTTGAACCCCCGAGTGGTTAAAGGACAGAAGAGGAGTCAGGACATGGAGGTACAG GATGACTCTGCAAACGGTACCGATGAGATGGAGGAAGATGTTAAAGTCCTTATGAAGGCAGATCCCAGCAAGCAGGAGTCTTTGCAGTCAGAAGTAGTTCCTGATCCTATGGAAGGGGAGCAGACATGGCCCACTGAAGAAGAACTGCAAGAAGCAGAGG CTTCTCTGAAGGCAAACAGGAGGGTGGTGAAGGTCCCCAAAGGTACATCCAAGTACCAGGCTGCCTGGATTGTGGATGATGGAGAAGAGGGCAATcaggaagatgatgatgatgatgaagatgatgacATCGATGATGATATGATGGAAGAGGCAGTTTCCCAG GAGGGGGGAAgcagtgaggaggaagaggagcctgcagaggaggaatGTGAGACCATGACTGTTTCCGAGTGCTTGCGGGATGACCAGTACGATGAGAAGGTGGAAGAAGATGAACAGATGCTGGAGAGATACAAACAGGAGAGAATGGATGAAATGTTTCCGGATGAGGTGGACACGCCACGTGATGTACCTGCCAGAGTCCG GTTCCAGAAGTACAGGGGGCTGAAGAGCTTCCGGACTTCTCCATGGGACCCCAAAGAGAACCTCCCAAGGGACTATGCCAGGATTTTCCAGTTCCAGGACTTCTCCCGAACCAGAAAGCACCTCTTCCGGCAAATAGAGAAAGAGGAGACTGAAGGAGCCTCG GTTGGTTGGTATGTTACGCTTCATGTCTGCAATGTCCCTGTCTCAGTGATGGAGAGCTTCAGAGAAGGGAAGCCACTAGTCCTGTTCTCACTGCTTCCCCACGAACAAAAG ATGTCTGTGTTGAATTTCCTGGTGCGTCGGCATCCAAGCAACAGTGAGCCAGTGAGGGCAAAGGAGGAACTGATCTTTCACTGCGGGTTCAGGCGCTTCCGAGCATCCCCCCTGTTCTCCCAGCACACCTCAG CTGATAAGCACAAGCTGGAGCGTTTCCTGCGCCCGGATGCTGCCCTGGTGGTGACTGTTTACGCTCCCATCACTTTCCCTCCTGCCTCAgtgcttctttttaaacagaggaGTAATG GAATGCATGACCTCATCGCCACGGGTTCTCTGCTTTCCGTGGACCCAGACAGAATCGTCATCAAGCGGCTGGTGCTCAGTGGCCATCCGTTCAAGATCTTTACCAAGATGGCTGTGGTGCGATACATGTTCTTTAACAGAG AGGATGTGATGTGGTTTAAGCCAGTGGAGCTGAGGACAAAGTGGGGTCGTAGAGGACACATCAAGGAGCCATTAG GGACCCATGGTCACATGAAGTGCCACTTCGATGGACAGCTAAAGTCCCAGGACACGGTGCTGCTGAACCTCTACAAGCGCGTTTTTCCTAAATGGACTTACGACCCCCATGTTCCGGAGCCCGTGCCATGGGTGAGGAGTGAGAGTgcactgctggagcaggaggtggAAATGGAATAA
- the SRR gene encoding serine racemase encodes MARPPRLALADVRAAERRLRGRLHRTPLLTSAGLDRLAGRRLLFKCELFQRTGSFKIRGALNAVRSLVEESERAGRELPRAVVTHSSGNHGQALACAARAEGIPAYIVVPWTAPQCKQAAIRTYGATLVPCEPSDKSRAETAARVVQETGGVMVHPNQELAVIAGQGTIALEVLEQAPEVNAVVVPVGGGGMIAGIAVAIKALRPDVKVFAAEPRNADDCYQSKARGELTPNLHPPDTIADAVKTSIGPNTWPIIRDLVDDVLTVSEEEIKRATRLVWERMKLLIEPTAGVGVAAVLSEQFQAVPRDMENICIVLCGGNVDLSSLTWLTDLPGKAE; translated from the exons atggcccggccgccccgcctgGCCCTGGCCGACGTCCGGGCGGCGGAGAGGCGGCTGCGCGGCCGGCTGCACCGCACGCCGCTGCTCACCAGCGCCGGCCTGGACCGCCTGGCCGGCCGCCGGCTGCTCTTCAAGTGCGAGCTCTTCCAGAGGACCGGCTCCTTCAAG ATCCGCGGAGCCCTGAACGCAGTCAGGAGCCTCGTTGAGGAAAGCGAGCGTGCTGGAAGGGAGCTGCCCCGGGCCGTGGTGACGCACAGCAGCGGGAATCACGGGCAGGCGCTCGCCTGCGCTGCCCGAGCAGAAG GGATTCCTGCCTACATCGTGGTGCCCTGGACAGCCCCGCAGTGTAAGCAAGCCGCCATCCGCACCTACGGTGCCACGCTGGTGCCGTGCGAGCCCAGCGACAAG TCAAGAGCCGAGACAGCAGCTCGCGTAGTCCAGGAGACAGGAGGAGTCATGGTGCACCCCAACCAGGAGCTGGCAGTGATCGCGGGGCAAGGCACTATCGccctggaggtgctggagcag GCGCCCGAGGTAAACGCAGTGGTGGTTCCCGTTGGAGGCGGAGGAATGATTGCAGGAATAGCAGTTGCCATCAAG GCTTTGAGGCCAGATGTGAAAGTGTTCGCTGCTGAGCCGCGCAACGCAGATGACTGTTACCAGTCCAAGGCAAGAGGGGAACTGACCCCCAACCTTCACCCGCCGGATACCATCGCAGATGCAGTTAAAACCAGCATCGGACCCAACACATGGCCCATCATCAGGGATTTGGTTGATGACGTACTGACAGTCTCGGAGGAAGAAATCAAG CGAGCCACGCGGCTGGTGTGGGAAAGGATGAAGCTGCTGATTGAGCCAACAGCGGGTGTGGGAGTGGCGGCTGTGCTTTCAGAGCAGTTCCAGGCAGTCCCCCGGGACATGGAGAACATTTGCATCGTGCTGTGTGGGGGAAACGTGGACCTGAGCTCCCTGACCTGGCTCACAGACCtccctgggaaagcagaatGA